Part of the Planococcus plakortidis genome is shown below.
TATCTCCTTTAGATGTGCAAGATAGAAAAAAGAGGAATCAAAGGATTCCCCCGGCAGGATTATTCAACATCAACTGGTTTTGTGACGTCAGCTCCTAAAAACTCAAGCGAAATTTCCGTTACGGTGCCGTCTTCAATTAATTCTGTTAGGGCGGCATCAAGTTGCTCTTTCAATTCCGGGCTGTCTTTTTGCATCACTAAACCACTGCTGTTAGGAGAAAACTTTACATTTTCAGCAAGCTTTAATCCAGGTTTATCAAATTGTTCCAGTGCTTGAATCAATACTAAATAATCATTGAGTGTAGCGTCAACGCGCCCTTGCACAATTTCAGGAAGCACAGTATCTGAACCGGTATAGACTACTACTTCAGCGCCTTGTTCTTTAGCATAATCCGAGTAATTGCTCGTCGCGGCTCCACCAACTTTTTTACCTGCTAAATCATCCACTGTGTTAATGCCAGAATCATCACTTTCCCGGACGATAGCTGATCCATAGGAATGCTTGACGGGAACTGTAAAATCAAATTTCTCGAGGCGTTCTTCTGTAATTGAAAAATCATTTGCTGCCACATCGATTTGGCCATTTCTTAATGCGGGCAGAAGACCGTCAAATTCCATCGTTTTAAATTCAACTTCAAGGCCCAGCTTATCTCCAATCGCCCGAACTACTTCCACATCAAATCCAGTCAACTCTTTCGTTGTTTCATCGAAGTAGGTAACCGGGAAATATAAACCTTCTGTACCCACCACTAATTTGCCTGAATCCTCAATTTGTTCCCAGGAATTCTGTTCGCCTGATTCAGAAGCGCTGGCAGAGCTATTGGACTCCTCATTTCCGCACGCAGCTGCAATCAATGCTGTTGTTGAGATCAGTGTGAAAAGCAAAAACTTTTTCGGCTTTTTCATATGTATGACACCATCCTTAATGAAATTAGCGCAACAGCAATGATTCTTCATGAAACCAAACAAAAAACCTCTTCAATAAGAAGAGGTTTGCATCTCAAAAAAAGATTTCAACTCTTCTTATCTCTCAAGCGATTCGCTTGCTGGATTTGGCACAGTACTCGAAAAGAGTCCGCTGCCGAGGTTTCGTAGGGCCAATCCCTCCACCTCTCATGATAAGAATGTATTAACTATTCAGCTATATTAGAACCATACCATCGACATTTAATTAGGTCAATATGTATTCCTATATATTTAGTGGGTTTTATTTTTTGAAAACATTTGAAGTATATAGCTGCTCTGATTTACGTGAATTGTGTTGTGGAATAAGGTGCTTGGTTCGTAAAAGGTCGCTTTCGAAGCGACCTTTTTTCTATGCGAAAATCGTATCCTTGGGGTAGCAAGTAACCCAAAGGAGGAAACGAAGATGAAAAATGAAACGACGGAATTGGTATTTATTCTCGACAAGAGCGGCTCGATGGCGGGGCTGGAACAAGATACGATCGGCGGCTTCAA
Proteins encoded:
- a CDS encoding transporter substrate-binding domain-containing protein, with translation MKKPKKFLLFTLISTTALIAAACGNEESNSSASASESGEQNSWEQIEDSGKLVVGTEGLYFPVTYFDETTKELTGFDVEVVRAIGDKLGLEVEFKTMEFDGLLPALRNGQIDVAANDFSITEERLEKFDFTVPVKHSYGSAIVRESDDSGINTVDDLAGKKVGGAATSNYSDYAKEQGAEVVVYTGSDTVLPEIVQGRVDATLNDYLVLIQALEQFDKPGLKLAENVKFSPNSSGLVMQKDSPELKEQLDAALTELIEDGTVTEISLEFLGADVTKPVDVE